A window of Oncorhynchus kisutch isolate 150728-3 linkage group LG10, Okis_V2, whole genome shotgun sequence contains these coding sequences:
- the LOC116375778 gene encoding tripartite motif-containing protein 16-like isoform X3, with the protein MAQQGDLLDQFCCSVCLDLLKEPVTTICGHNYCRICIEGCWDQDDLKGVYSCPQCRETFTPRPNLRKNNMLAELVEKLRKTGLQAAPPPALCYAGPGDVACDVCTGTRKQKALMSCLACLASYCETHLQPHYESPAFKKHKLVKATAQLQEKICSHHDKLLEVYCRTDQQCICLLCTMDEHKGHDTVSAAAERTEKQRQLGMSQQKVQQRFQEREKELKELQQAVKSFKRSAQSAVEDSDQIFTELIRSIERRSSEVKELIRAQEKAQVSQAEGLLEQLKQEIAELRKRSTELEQLSHTEDHIHFIQRYQSLSSISVSSDLPSIVVRPLQYFGDVSKTVSELRERLEDFLKGEWTKISTTVNIVDVVLPPEPKNREQLLQYSCQLTLDPNTAHTRLSLSEGNRKVTLTGQVQPYPDHPDRFTNYRQVLCREGLSGRCYWEVEWTGGVVTAVSYKDISRTERGHLFGYNNKSWSLLCSSDGYCFRHNNVETKVSGPQSSRVGVYLDHKAGTLSFYSVSDTMTLLHRVQTTFTQPLYPGFSLYNYNHTAELVKL; encoded by the exons ATGGCTCAACAGGGAGATCTGCTGGACCAgttctgttgttctgtctgtctggatctaCTGAAGGAGCCGGTCACTACTATCTGTGGACACAATTACTGTAGAATCTGTATTGAGGGCTGCTGGGATCAGGATGATCTGAAAGGGGTCTATAGCTGTCCTCAGTGCAGAGAGACCTTCACTCCAAGGCCTAATCTGAGGAAAAATAACATGTTGGCTGAGCTGGTGGAGAAACTGAGGAAGACAGGACTCCAGGCTGCTCCCCCTCCTGCTCTGTGCTATGCTGGACCTGGAGATGTGGCGTGTGATGTCTGCACTGGGACCAGAAAGCAGAAAGCCCTCATGTCCTGTCTGGCGTGTCTGGCCTCTTACTGTGAGACTCACCTCCAACCTCACTATGAATCTCCTGCTTTCAAGAAGCACAAGCTGGTCAAAGCCACGGCACAACTACAGGAGAAGATCTGCTCTCATCATGACAAACTGCTGGAGGTTTACTGTCGTACCGATCAGCAGTGTATCTGTCTGCTGTGTACAATGGATGAACATAAAGGCCATGATACAGTGTCAGCTGCAGCAGAGAGGACTGAGAAACAG AGGCAGCTGGGGATGAGTCAGCAGAAGGTCCAGCAGAGattccaggagagagagaaggagctgaaGGAGCTCCAACAGGCTGTGAAGTCTTTCAAG cgctCTGCACAGTCAGCAGTGGAGGACAGTGATCAGATCTTTACTGAGCTGATCCGCTCCATTGAGAGAAGGAGCTCTGAGGTGAAGGAGCTGATCAGAGCCCAAGAGAAGGCTCAAGTGAGTCAAGCTGAAGGACTCCTGGAGCAACTGAAGCAGGAGATAGCTGAGCTGAGGAAGAGAAGCACTGAGCTGGagcagctctcacacacagaggatcACATCCATTTCATCCAG aggtatcagtctctctccaGTATCAGTGTATCTTCAGACTTACCCAGCATCGTTGTCCGTCCTCTTCAGTACTTTGGAGATGTGAGTAAGACTGTgtctgaactgagagagagactagaaGACTTCCTTAAAGGAGAATGGACCAAGATCTCCACTACAG tgaATATAGTGGATGTTGTACTGCCTCCAGAGCCCAAGAACAGAGAACAGTTGTTACAAT attcctgtcagctcacactggacccaaacacagcacacacacgcctctctctgtctgaaggGAACAGAAAGGTGACACTTACAGGCCAAGTCCAACCATATCCTGACCATCCAGACAGATTCACCAACTACAGGCAGGttctgtgtagagagggtctgtctggacgctgttactgggaggtggAGTGGACTGGTGGTGTTGTTACAGCAGTCTCATATAAAGACAtcagcagaacagagagaggtcatTTATTTGGATACAATAACAAGTCCTGGAGTTTACTGTGCTCTAGTGATGGTTATTGTTTCAGACACAATAATGTTGAGACTAAAGTATCAGGCCCTCAGTCCTCCAGAGTAGGAGTGTACCTGGATCACAAGGCAGGTACTCTGTCCTTCTACAGTGTCTCTGACACAATGACCCTCCTCCACAGAGTCCAGACCACATTCACTCAGCCCCTCTATCCTGGGTTTAGTCTCTATAATTATAATCATactgctgagctggttaaactgtag
- the LOC116375778 gene encoding tripartite motif-containing protein 16-like isoform X2 yields MAQQGDLLDQFCCSVCLDLLKEPVTTICGHNYCRICIEGCWDQDDLKGVYSCPQCRETFTPRPNLRKNNMLAELVEKLRKTGLQAAPPPALCYAGPGDVACDVCTGTRKQKALMSCLACLASYCETHLQPHYESPAFKKHKLVKATAQLQEKICSHHDKLLEVYCRTDQQCICLLCTMDEHKGHDTVSAAAERTEKQRQLGMSQQKVQQRFQEREKELKELQQAVKSFKRSAQSAVEDSDQIFTELIRSIERRSSEVKELIRAQEKAQVSQAEGLLEQLKQEIAELRKRSTELEQLSHTEDHIHFIQSYQSLSLQRYQSLSSISVSSDLPSIVVRPLQYFGDVSKTVSELRERLEDFLKGEWTKISTTVNIVDVVLPPEPKNREQLLQYSCQLTLDPNTAHTRLSLSEGNRKVTLTGQVQPYPDHPDRFTNYRQVLCREGLSGRCYWEVEWTGGVVTAVSYKDISRTERGHLFGYNNKSWSLLCSSDGYCFRHNNVETKVSGPQSSRVGVYLDHKAGTLSFYSVSDTMTLLHRVQTTFTQPLYPGFSLYNYNHTAELVKL; encoded by the exons ATGGCTCAACAGGGAGATCTGCTGGACCAgttctgttgttctgtctgtctggatctaCTGAAGGAGCCGGTCACTACTATCTGTGGACACAATTACTGTAGAATCTGTATTGAGGGCTGCTGGGATCAGGATGATCTGAAAGGGGTCTATAGCTGTCCTCAGTGCAGAGAGACCTTCACTCCAAGGCCTAATCTGAGGAAAAATAACATGTTGGCTGAGCTGGTGGAGAAACTGAGGAAGACAGGACTCCAGGCTGCTCCCCCTCCTGCTCTGTGCTATGCTGGACCTGGAGATGTGGCGTGTGATGTCTGCACTGGGACCAGAAAGCAGAAAGCCCTCATGTCCTGTCTGGCGTGTCTGGCCTCTTACTGTGAGACTCACCTCCAACCTCACTATGAATCTCCTGCTTTCAAGAAGCACAAGCTGGTCAAAGCCACGGCACAACTACAGGAGAAGATCTGCTCTCATCATGACAAACTGCTGGAGGTTTACTGTCGTACCGATCAGCAGTGTATCTGTCTGCTGTGTACAATGGATGAACATAAAGGCCATGATACAGTGTCAGCTGCAGCAGAGAGGACTGAGAAACAG AGGCAGCTGGGGATGAGTCAGCAGAAGGTCCAGCAGAGattccaggagagagagaaggagctgaaGGAGCTCCAACAGGCTGTGAAGTCTTTCAAG cgctCTGCACAGTCAGCAGTGGAGGACAGTGATCAGATCTTTACTGAGCTGATCCGCTCCATTGAGAGAAGGAGCTCTGAGGTGAAGGAGCTGATCAGAGCCCAAGAGAAGGCTCAAGTGAGTCAAGCTGAAGGACTCCTGGAGCAACTGAAGCAGGAGATAGCTGAGCTGAGGAAGAGAAGCACTGAGCTGGagcagctctcacacacagaggatcACATCCATTTCATCCAG agttatcagtctctctctctccagaggtatcagtctctctccaGTATCAGTGTATCTTCAGACTTACCCAGCATCGTTGTCCGTCCTCTTCAGTACTTTGGAGATGTGAGTAAGACTGTgtctgaactgagagagagactagaaGACTTCCTTAAAGGAGAATGGACCAAGATCTCCACTACAG tgaATATAGTGGATGTTGTACTGCCTCCAGAGCCCAAGAACAGAGAACAGTTGTTACAAT attcctgtcagctcacactggacccaaacacagcacacacacgcctctctctgtctgaaggGAACAGAAAGGTGACACTTACAGGCCAAGTCCAACCATATCCTGACCATCCAGACAGATTCACCAACTACAGGCAGGttctgtgtagagagggtctgtctggacgctgttactgggaggtggAGTGGACTGGTGGTGTTGTTACAGCAGTCTCATATAAAGACAtcagcagaacagagagaggtcatTTATTTGGATACAATAACAAGTCCTGGAGTTTACTGTGCTCTAGTGATGGTTATTGTTTCAGACACAATAATGTTGAGACTAAAGTATCAGGCCCTCAGTCCTCCAGAGTAGGAGTGTACCTGGATCACAAGGCAGGTACTCTGTCCTTCTACAGTGTCTCTGACACAATGACCCTCCTCCACAGAGTCCAGACCACATTCACTCAGCCCCTCTATCCTGGGTTTAGTCTCTATAATTATAATCATactgctgagctg gttaaactgtaa
- the LOC116375778 gene encoding tripartite motif-containing protein 16-like isoform X1, which produces MAQQGDLLDQFCCSVCLDLLKEPVTTICGHNYCRICIEGCWDQDDLKGVYSCPQCRETFTPRPNLRKNNMLAELVEKLRKTGLQAAPPPALCYAGPGDVACDVCTGTRKQKALMSCLACLASYCETHLQPHYESPAFKKHKLVKATAQLQEKICSHHDKLLEVYCRTDQQCICLLCTMDEHKGHDTVSAAAERTEKQRQLGMSQQKVQQRFQEREKELKELQQAVKSFKRSAQSAVEDSDQIFTELIRSIERRSSEVKELIRAQEKAQVSQAEGLLEQLKQEIAELRKRSTELEQLSHTEDHIHFIQSYQSLSLQRYQSLSSISVSSDLPSIVVRPLQYFGDVSKTVSELRERLEDFLKGEWTKISTTVNIVDVVLPPEPKNREQLLQYSCQLTLDPNTAHTRLSLSEGNRKVTLTGQVQPYPDHPDRFTNYRQVLCREGLSGRCYWEVEWTGGVVTAVSYKDISRTERGHLFGYNNKSWSLLCSSDGYCFRHNNVETKVSGPQSSRVGVYLDHKAGTLSFYSVSDTMTLLHRVQTTFTQPLYPGFSLYNYNHTAELVKL; this is translated from the exons ATGGCTCAACAGGGAGATCTGCTGGACCAgttctgttgttctgtctgtctggatctaCTGAAGGAGCCGGTCACTACTATCTGTGGACACAATTACTGTAGAATCTGTATTGAGGGCTGCTGGGATCAGGATGATCTGAAAGGGGTCTATAGCTGTCCTCAGTGCAGAGAGACCTTCACTCCAAGGCCTAATCTGAGGAAAAATAACATGTTGGCTGAGCTGGTGGAGAAACTGAGGAAGACAGGACTCCAGGCTGCTCCCCCTCCTGCTCTGTGCTATGCTGGACCTGGAGATGTGGCGTGTGATGTCTGCACTGGGACCAGAAAGCAGAAAGCCCTCATGTCCTGTCTGGCGTGTCTGGCCTCTTACTGTGAGACTCACCTCCAACCTCACTATGAATCTCCTGCTTTCAAGAAGCACAAGCTGGTCAAAGCCACGGCACAACTACAGGAGAAGATCTGCTCTCATCATGACAAACTGCTGGAGGTTTACTGTCGTACCGATCAGCAGTGTATCTGTCTGCTGTGTACAATGGATGAACATAAAGGCCATGATACAGTGTCAGCTGCAGCAGAGAGGACTGAGAAACAG AGGCAGCTGGGGATGAGTCAGCAGAAGGTCCAGCAGAGattccaggagagagagaaggagctgaaGGAGCTCCAACAGGCTGTGAAGTCTTTCAAG cgctCTGCACAGTCAGCAGTGGAGGACAGTGATCAGATCTTTACTGAGCTGATCCGCTCCATTGAGAGAAGGAGCTCTGAGGTGAAGGAGCTGATCAGAGCCCAAGAGAAGGCTCAAGTGAGTCAAGCTGAAGGACTCCTGGAGCAACTGAAGCAGGAGATAGCTGAGCTGAGGAAGAGAAGCACTGAGCTGGagcagctctcacacacagaggatcACATCCATTTCATCCAG agttatcagtctctctctctccagaggtatcagtctctctccaGTATCAGTGTATCTTCAGACTTACCCAGCATCGTTGTCCGTCCTCTTCAGTACTTTGGAGATGTGAGTAAGACTGTgtctgaactgagagagagactagaaGACTTCCTTAAAGGAGAATGGACCAAGATCTCCACTACAG tgaATATAGTGGATGTTGTACTGCCTCCAGAGCCCAAGAACAGAGAACAGTTGTTACAAT attcctgtcagctcacactggacccaaacacagcacacacacgcctctctctgtctgaaggGAACAGAAAGGTGACACTTACAGGCCAAGTCCAACCATATCCTGACCATCCAGACAGATTCACCAACTACAGGCAGGttctgtgtagagagggtctgtctggacgctgttactgggaggtggAGTGGACTGGTGGTGTTGTTACAGCAGTCTCATATAAAGACAtcagcagaacagagagaggtcatTTATTTGGATACAATAACAAGTCCTGGAGTTTACTGTGCTCTAGTGATGGTTATTGTTTCAGACACAATAATGTTGAGACTAAAGTATCAGGCCCTCAGTCCTCCAGAGTAGGAGTGTACCTGGATCACAAGGCAGGTACTCTGTCCTTCTACAGTGTCTCTGACACAATGACCCTCCTCCACAGAGTCCAGACCACATTCACTCAGCCCCTCTATCCTGGGTTTAGTCTCTATAATTATAATCATactgctgagctggttaaactgtag